One region of Mangifera indica cultivar Alphonso chromosome 3, CATAS_Mindica_2.1, whole genome shotgun sequence genomic DNA includes:
- the LOC123211190 gene encoding uncharacterized protein LOC123211190 — MATIFTGSLSTPIRASSGFQSRRPDPASKRHSSSANCRSPLFGRSYDSDYINNTNEGKKPESPDVDSSRVRSRFAPGCFTEDKAKQLRRKTMEGINFHDVMYHSAIASRLASDASFWSEK, encoded by the coding sequence ATGGCCACCATTTTCACGGGTTCCTTGTCTACTCCAATCCGGGCTTCATCGGGCTTCCAGTCTAGAAGGCCCGACCCGGCCAGTAAAAGACATTCCTCCTCTGCCAACTGCCGGTCCCCGCTCTTCGGCCGGTCGTACGATTCCGATTACATAAACAATACGAACGAGGGTAAAAAACCTGAGAGTCCGGATGTGGATTCGAGCCGGGTGAGATCGAGGTTCGCACCTGGGTGCTTCACGGAGGACAAGGCGAAGCAGCTGCGGAGGAAGACGATGGAAGGTATTAATTTCCACGATGTAATGTACCACTCGGCGATCGCTTCTCGTTTGGCGTCGGATGCGTCGTTTTGGTCGGAGAAGTGA